From Pseudomonas sp. CCI4.2, one genomic window encodes:
- a CDS encoding acyl-CoA thioesterase produces MIELEQEDPIPQGDLALQITALPRETNGFGDIFGGWLVSQMDLAGTAMASKVAGGRVATVAIDRMTFLVPVAVGAQLSFYTQALEIGRSSIQMMVEVWSDDPLSSEWRKVTEAVFVFVAIDGSGRTRSVPARR; encoded by the coding sequence ATGATCGAACTCGAACAAGAAGATCCAATTCCACAAGGCGACCTTGCGTTGCAAATTACGGCGTTGCCCCGAGAAACCAACGGTTTTGGCGATATTTTTGGCGGCTGGCTAGTTTCGCAGATGGATTTGGCGGGCACCGCCATGGCGAGCAAAGTCGCTGGCGGACGTGTCGCCACTGTGGCTATTGACCGCATGACCTTTCTGGTTCCAGTCGCCGTCGGCGCGCAGCTGTCGTTCTATACCCAGGCACTGGAAATCGGCCGCAGCTCGATCCAGATGATGGTCGAAGTGTGGAGCGATGACCCGTTGTCCAGCGAATGGCGCAAAGTCACTGAAGCGGTATTTGTGTTCGTCGCCATTGATGGCAGCGGCCGCACTCGTTCGGTGCCCGCTCGGCGTTAA
- the aspA gene encoding aspartate ammonia-lyase, whose translation MSSAASSRTEKDLLGVLEVPADAYFGIQTLRAVNNFHLSGVPISHYPKLVVALAMVKQAAADANHELGHLNSAKHAAISEACARLVRGDFHDQFVVDMIQGGAGTSTNMNANEVIANIALEAMGHSKGEYQFLHPNNDVNMAQSTNDAYPTAIRLGLLLGHDSLLASLDSLIQAFAAKGKEFNHVLKMGRTQLQDAVPMTLGQEFRAFATTLNEDLNRLRTLAPELLTEVNLGGTAIGTGINADPRYQQLAVDRLAIISGQPLVPAADLIEATSDMGAFVLFSGMLKRTAVKLSKICNDLRLLSSGPRTGINEINLPARQPGSSIMPGKVNPVIPEAVNQVAFEIIGNDLSLTMAAEGGQLQLNVMEPLIAYKIFDTIRLLQRAMDMLREHCIVGITANEARCRELVEHSIGLVTALNPYIGYENATRIARIALETGRGVLELVREEGLLDDAMLADILRPENMIAPRLVPLKA comes from the coding sequence ATGTCCTCCGCCGCATCATCGCGTACCGAAAAAGACCTGCTTGGCGTTCTCGAAGTACCGGCTGATGCCTATTTCGGCATTCAGACGCTACGGGCGGTGAATAACTTTCACCTCTCTGGCGTGCCGATTTCGCATTACCCAAAGCTGGTTGTGGCATTGGCGATGGTCAAGCAAGCCGCCGCTGACGCAAACCACGAGTTGGGCCACCTGAACTCAGCCAAGCATGCAGCGATCAGCGAAGCCTGTGCACGGCTGGTTCGCGGCGATTTCCACGACCAGTTCGTGGTGGACATGATTCAAGGCGGCGCGGGCACTTCAACCAACATGAATGCCAACGAAGTCATCGCCAACATCGCGCTGGAGGCCATGGGCCACAGCAAAGGCGAATACCAGTTCTTGCACCCGAACAACGACGTGAACATGGCGCAGTCGACCAACGATGCTTACCCGACGGCTATTCGCCTGGGCCTGCTGCTGGGTCACGATTCACTGCTCGCCAGCCTCGACAGCCTGATCCAGGCCTTTGCAGCCAAAGGCAAAGAATTCAACCACGTCTTGAAAATGGGCCGGACCCAGTTACAGGACGCTGTACCGATGACCCTTGGACAGGAATTCCGCGCCTTCGCTACTACCCTCAATGAAGACCTCAATCGGCTGCGCACCCTGGCGCCAGAACTGCTGACCGAAGTAAACCTTGGCGGCACCGCCATCGGCACCGGCATCAACGCCGACCCGCGTTATCAGCAATTGGCGGTAGATCGTCTGGCAATCATCAGCGGCCAACCGCTGGTACCGGCTGCCGACTTGATCGAAGCCACTTCCGACATGGGCGCCTTCGTACTGTTCTCCGGGATGCTCAAGCGCACCGCGGTCAAGCTGTCGAAGATCTGTAACGACTTGCGTCTGCTGTCCAGCGGCCCACGCACCGGGATCAACGAAATCAACCTGCCAGCACGTCAGCCAGGCAGCTCGATCATGCCCGGCAAGGTCAACCCGGTCATCCCGGAAGCGGTCAATCAGGTGGCTTTTGAAATCATCGGCAACGACCTGTCGCTGACCATGGCGGCGGAAGGCGGTCAGCTGCAATTGAACGTGATGGAGCCGCTGATCGCTTACAAAATCTTCGACACCATTCGCTTGCTGCAGCGCGCCATGGACATGCTGCGCGAGCACTGCATCGTCGGCATCACCGCCAACGAAGCGCGCTGCCGTGAACTGGTCGAGCACTCGATTGGTCTGGTGACTGCTCTGAACCCGTACATCGGTTATGAAAACGCGACCCGTATCGCTCGTATCGCCCTGGAAACCGGCCGTGGCGTGCTGGAATTGGTACGCGAAGAAGGCTTGCTCGACGACGCCATGCTCGCCGACATCCTGCGCCCGGAAAACATGATTGCCCCGCGACTGGTGCCGTTGAAAGCCTGA
- a CDS encoding DUF3299 domain-containing protein, with translation MRRLLLITLLLASGLAHAELPETDWLELMPKSDQKALEAMPEIDHNSPEAQGTFDSKGGLKQSKGLPAVMYSAKTVAAMNGKDIRIGGYPVPLETDAKGRSTLFFLVPYPGACIHVPPPPPNQLVLVRYPKGLKLNDIYTPLWVTGTLKVEKVSNDMADAAYALDASKVRVVVEADL, from the coding sequence ATGCGTCGCCTTCTCTTGATTACGTTGTTGCTGGCGTCCGGGCTTGCCCACGCTGAGTTGCCGGAAACCGATTGGCTCGAACTGATGCCAAAGTCGGATCAAAAAGCCCTCGAAGCCATGCCTGAAATCGACCATAACTCCCCGGAAGCTCAGGGAACCTTCGACAGCAAAGGCGGCTTGAAACAAAGCAAGGGTCTGCCCGCTGTGATGTATTCGGCCAAGACTGTGGCCGCCATGAATGGCAAAGATATTCGTATCGGTGGTTATCCCGTACCGCTGGAGACGGACGCTAAAGGCCGCAGCACGCTGTTTTTTCTCGTTCCGTACCCAGGCGCTTGCATCCATGTGCCGCCACCGCCACCCAATCAATTGGTGCTGGTACGCTACCCTAAAGGCTTGAAACTCAACGATATCTACACGCCGCTGTGGGTAACAGGAACGTTGAAGGTCGAGAAGGTGAGCAATGACATGGCCGATGCGGCCTATGCGCTGGATGCCTCAAAGGTCCGCGTCGTGGTGGAAGCGGACCTATAG
- a CDS encoding MFS transporter, producing MSTVPSSTAQTSRQLTRNDYKTLSLSALGGALEFYDFIIFVFFATVVGKLFFPADMPEWLRLMQTFGIFAAGYLARPLGGIVMAHFGDLLGRKKMFTLSIFLMAVPTLIMGLLPTYAQIGLLAPMLLLLMRIIQGAAIGGEVPGAWVFVSEHVPARSTGYACGTLTAGLTAGILLGSLVATLINSLYNAQEMLDYAWRIPFLLGGVFGLLSVYLRRWLHETPVFAELQLRKALAEEVPLKTVLRDHRGAIVLSMLLTWMLSAAIIVVILMTPTVLQTVYGFSPATALKANSLAIVCLSLGCIGAGSLTDRFGAGWVFIFGCLGLLVSSWTFYHTLQAHPNALFPMYAMTGLFVGVVGAVPFVMVRAFPAAVRFSGLSFSYNLAYAIFGGLTPMVVTLMLKNSPMGPAWYVAVLCVMGMLIGVYLLRKRI from the coding sequence ATGTCCACCGTGCCCTCAAGTACCGCACAGACCTCGCGTCAGTTGACCCGTAACGACTATAAAACCTTGTCGTTGTCTGCCTTGGGCGGTGCGCTGGAATTTTACGATTTCATCATTTTTGTGTTCTTCGCCACGGTGGTCGGCAAATTGTTTTTCCCGGCGGACATGCCTGAATGGCTGCGGCTGATGCAAACCTTCGGTATTTTCGCCGCCGGTTACCTGGCCCGGCCGTTGGGTGGCATCGTCATGGCGCACTTCGGCGACCTTTTGGGGCGCAAGAAGATGTTCACCCTGAGCATTTTCCTGATGGCCGTGCCGACCTTGATCATGGGTTTGCTGCCGACTTACGCGCAGATCGGCCTCTTGGCACCCATGCTGCTGCTATTAATGCGGATTATTCAGGGTGCAGCGATTGGCGGCGAAGTGCCCGGCGCTTGGGTGTTTGTGTCCGAGCATGTGCCGGCGCGCAGTACCGGTTACGCCTGCGGCACCCTAACCGCCGGCCTAACGGCGGGCATCCTGCTGGGCTCGCTGGTCGCTACGCTAATCAACAGCCTCTATAACGCGCAGGAAATGCTCGATTACGCGTGGCGGATTCCGTTCTTACTGGGCGGCGTGTTTGGTCTGCTGTCGGTCTACCTGCGCCGCTGGCTGCACGAAACCCCGGTGTTTGCCGAGCTTCAACTGCGCAAAGCGTTGGCCGAAGAAGTGCCGCTCAAAACCGTACTGCGTGATCACCGTGGGGCGATTGTGCTGTCGATGCTGCTGACCTGGATGCTCTCGGCGGCCATCATCGTCGTGATCTTGATGACCCCCACCGTGCTGCAAACCGTGTATGGCTTCTCACCGGCGACTGCGCTGAAAGCTAATAGTCTGGCAATCGTCTGCCTGAGCCTGGGCTGCATCGGCGCGGGATCGCTGACGGATCGTTTTGGCGCTGGCTGGGTATTTATCTTCGGCTGCCTAGGCCTGCTGGTCAGCTCATGGACGTTCTATCACACCCTCCAAGCTCACCCAAACGCACTGTTTCCGATGTACGCCATGACCGGATTGTTCGTCGGCGTGGTCGGCGCTGTACCGTTCGTCATGGTCCGTGCATTCCCGGCCGCCGTGCGTTTTTCCGGATTGTCGTTCTCCTACAACCTGGCCTACGCCATCTTCGGCGGCCTGACACCCATGGTCGTGACGCTGATGCTCAAGAACAGCCCAATGGGGCCGGCTTGGTACGTGGCGGTGCTTTGTGTGATGGGGATGTTAATTGGGGTGTATCTGTTGCGAAAACGCATTTGA
- a CDS encoding EamA family transporter: MGLLTAVLWGITDVLVGINARAVGVKKAVYFAQTLGFVVMSLLLLAFPAIILKPLTAPLSVWLLAVGAAMLTVFGALALSKAFALGKASIIAPVVTSYGVVTTLLSWASGEQISSAQLACITVCVVGVTLSSRHKDSTLPHHTTPTRSIGYALLAAALYGTSFWLQAKYTLPLLGTVTTLWLGYLVGISMLLLIVLNVPNGLKIPPLKNCIALTGVSLANLAGFSAYAYGTTVGSVSVVTVISTLSGGVAAVLSFMFFRERLAAIQVVGVLLVLGGAFALHVYR; the protein is encoded by the coding sequence ATGGGGTTACTCACTGCCGTGCTGTGGGGCATCACGGACGTGTTGGTCGGCATCAATGCGAGGGCGGTCGGGGTCAAAAAAGCGGTCTATTTTGCGCAGACACTCGGGTTTGTCGTCATGAGTCTGCTGCTATTGGCGTTTCCGGCAATCATTCTTAAGCCTCTTACTGCGCCGTTAAGCGTTTGGCTGTTAGCCGTAGGCGCCGCGATGCTGACCGTCTTCGGCGCATTGGCACTTTCTAAGGCCTTCGCGTTGGGAAAGGCCTCCATTATCGCTCCGGTGGTCACGTCTTACGGCGTCGTGACCACGCTGTTGTCTTGGGCCAGTGGCGAACAGATCAGCAGCGCCCAACTGGCTTGCATCACGGTGTGCGTAGTGGGCGTGACCCTCTCCAGCCGCCATAAGGATTCAACGCTGCCTCATCACACCACGCCCACCCGCTCCATCGGTTACGCACTATTGGCTGCAGCCCTTTATGGCACCAGCTTTTGGCTACAGGCCAAATACACCCTTCCGTTGCTCGGGACGGTTACCACACTGTGGCTCGGCTATCTGGTCGGGATAAGCATGCTGCTGCTGATTGTGCTCAACGTTCCCAATGGCCTGAAAATTCCGCCGTTGAAAAACTGCATCGCCCTGACCGGCGTTAGCCTGGCGAACCTGGCCGGGTTCTCGGCCTACGCGTACGGCACGACGGTCGGCTCAGTTTCCGTGGTCACGGTAATCAGCACACTCTCAGGCGGAGTCGCCGCCGTCCTGAGCTTCATGTTTTTCAGAGAGCGCTTGGCTGCGATTCAGGTTGTTGGGGTGCTGCTGGTGCTCGGCGGGGCGTTCGCGCTTCATGTTTATCGTTGA
- the purE gene encoding 5-(carboxyamino)imidazole ribonucleotide mutase — MSALVGVIMGSKSDWSTLSHTADMLDKLGIPYEVKVVSAHRTPDLLFQYAEQAEARGIEVIIAGAGGAAHLPGMCAAKTHLPVLGVPVQSSMLSGVDSLLSIVQMPAGIPVATLAIGKAGAINAALLSASILGAKHPQFHTVLKKFRADQTDSVLDNPDPRDA; from the coding sequence ATGAGCGCACTGGTTGGCGTGATCATGGGCTCTAAGTCCGATTGGTCCACCCTTAGCCACACCGCCGATATGCTGGATAAGCTAGGCATCCCTTACGAAGTCAAGGTGGTGTCAGCTCACCGAACGCCAGACCTGCTGTTCCAGTACGCCGAACAGGCCGAAGCGCGGGGCATTGAAGTCATCATTGCTGGCGCTGGTGGCGCTGCACACTTGCCGGGCATGTGTGCGGCCAAGACTCATTTGCCGGTGTTGGGCGTTCCGGTGCAGTCGTCGATGCTGTCGGGTGTCGATTCCTTGCTGTCGATCGTGCAGATGCCCGCCGGGATTCCCGTGGCCACCTTGGCCATTGGCAAAGCAGGCGCGATCAATGCAGCGTTGCTGTCGGCGAGTATTCTTGGCGCCAAGCACCCGCAATTCCATACAGTGCTGAAAAAATTCCGCGCTGACCAGACAGACAGCGTCCTGGACAATCCAGATCCGCGCGACGCCTGA
- a CDS encoding GlsB/YeaQ/YmgE family stress response membrane protein produces the protein MGIIGTIFIGLIVGLLARFIKPGDDSMGWIMTILLGIGGSLAATYGGQALGIYQAGQGAGFLGALVGAIILLVIYGMLKKD, from the coding sequence ATGGGAATTATCGGAACCATCTTTATCGGCCTGATCGTTGGGCTATTGGCGCGATTCATTAAGCCGGGCGATGACAGCATGGGTTGGATCATGACCATTCTGTTAGGTATCGGTGGCTCGTTGGCTGCCACTTACGGTGGTCAGGCGCTGGGCATTTATCAAGCAGGCCAAGGCGCCGGCTTCTTGGGTGCATTGGTGGGAGCGATCATCCTGTTGGTTATCTATGGCATGCTCAAAAAAGACTGA
- a CDS encoding 5-(carboxyamino)imidazole ribonucleotide synthase, with protein sequence MKIGVIGGGQLGRMLALAGTPLGMNFAFLDPAPDACAAALGEHLRADYGDQDHLRQLADEVDLVTFEFESVPAETVAFLSQFVPVYPSAEALRIARDRLFEKSMFKDLGIPTPEFADIHSQADLDAAVANIGLPAVLKTRTLGYDGKGQKVLRTSADVVNTFAELGSVACLLEGFVPFTGEVSLIAVRGRDGETRFYPLVHNTHDNGILRLSIASTHHPLQALAEDYAGRVLKKLDYVGVLAFEYFEVDGGLKANEIAPRVHNSGHWTTEGAECSQFENHLRAVAGLPLGSTAKIGESAMLNFIGEVPAVAKVTAIDDCHLHHYGKAFKVGRKVGHATLRCVDRATLDQQIKKVQALIKA encoded by the coding sequence ATGAAAATCGGTGTAATCGGTGGCGGCCAATTGGGTCGCATGTTGGCTCTGGCGGGCACTCCGCTGGGGATGAACTTCGCTTTTCTTGACCCTGCACCAGACGCTTGTGCGGCTGCGTTGGGCGAGCATCTGCGTGCCGATTATGGCGATCAGGATCACTTGCGGCAGTTGGCCGATGAAGTTGATCTAGTGACCTTTGAATTCGAAAGCGTGCCCGCAGAAACCGTCGCTTTCCTGTCGCAGTTCGTCCCGGTTTATCCAAGTGCCGAAGCGTTGCGTATTGCCCGTGACCGCTTGTTCGAAAAGAGCATGTTCAAAGACCTCGGGATTCCCACCCCGGAGTTTGCCGATATCCATTCGCAAGCCGATCTGGATGCGGCGGTCGCCAACATCGGTCTGCCCGCAGTGTTGAAAACCCGCACTCTCGGTTACGACGGTAAGGGCCAAAAAGTCCTGCGCACCTCGGCGGACGTGGTCAACACCTTTGCCGAACTGGGTAGCGTGGCGTGCTTGCTGGAAGGCTTCGTACCGTTCACCGGTGAAGTGTCGCTGATTGCCGTGCGCGGTCGTGATGGCGAAACACGGTTTTACCCATTGGTCCACAACACCCACGACAACGGCATTCTGCGCTTGTCGATCGCCAGCACCCATCATCCGCTGCAGGCCCTGGCCGAAGATTACGCCGGGCGTGTACTTAAGAAGCTTGATTACGTGGGTGTGTTGGCATTCGAATACTTCGAAGTCGACGGCGGCCTGAAAGCCAACGAAATTGCACCGCGCGTTCACAACTCCGGGCATTGGACTACCGAAGGTGCCGAATGCAGCCAATTCGAAAACCACCTGCGGGCGGTGGCAGGCTTGCCACTGGGTTCAACGGCCAAGATCGGTGAGAGCGCGATGCTCAATTTCATCGGCGAAGTGCCTGCGGTGGCTAAAGTCACCGCCATTGATGATTGCCATTTGCACCACTACGGCAAAGCGTTCAAGGTCGGGCGCAAAGTCGGGCACGCGACCTTGCGTTGCGTTGATCGGGCCACCCTCGATCAGCAGATCAAAAAGGTTCAAGCGCTGATCAAGGCCTGA
- a CDS encoding D-hexose-6-phosphate mutarotase, with protein sequence MPTPNVETVKLDELNCWRIRHGNAELLVAQQGAHILSYQVAGEQPLIWLNKQATFKQGKPIRTGIPICWPWFGNFERNPDSVQAMRQSAEPAKAHGEVRALDWELLGISNDGEALLVEFVLPQTQGHLPGWPHDVALKLSIRLDTQLHVSLISHNKGHEDVTLSQALHSYFAVSDVRQVNVEGLDGLRYIDTTDDWKECMQSGALNFARETDRIYLNTPNHLSVVDPGWNRRIVINTRGSKSTVVWNPWTERAKGLSDMADDGWQGLVCVETANVMGDVVTLSPDASHTLTVSIGSEPL encoded by the coding sequence ATGCCAACGCCCAATGTTGAAACCGTAAAACTCGATGAGCTGAACTGCTGGCGCATCCGTCACGGCAACGCTGAGTTACTTGTCGCCCAACAAGGTGCGCACATCCTCAGCTATCAGGTCGCGGGCGAGCAGCCGCTGATCTGGCTGAACAAACAGGCTACGTTCAAACAGGGCAAGCCGATTCGTACCGGGATTCCGATCTGCTGGCCGTGGTTCGGCAATTTTGAACGTAATCCAGACAGCGTGCAGGCGATGCGTCAAAGCGCTGAGCCGGCAAAGGCCCACGGCGAAGTTCGTGCGTTGGACTGGGAGCTGCTGGGCATCAGCAATGACGGCGAAGCGCTATTGGTGGAATTTGTGCTGCCGCAAACCCAAGGCCATCTGCCCGGATGGCCCCACGACGTGGCGCTTAAATTGAGCATTCGGCTGGACACGCAGCTACACGTCAGCCTTATCAGCCACAACAAGGGCCATGAAGACGTCACGCTTAGCCAGGCGCTGCACAGTTATTTCGCGGTAAGTGATGTGCGCCAGGTCAACGTAGAAGGTTTGGACGGGCTGCGGTATATCGACACCACGGACGACTGGAAGGAGTGCATGCAGTCCGGCGCCCTGAACTTCGCCCGCGAAACCGATCGCATATACCTGAACACGCCGAATCACCTGAGTGTGGTCGACCCCGGCTGGAATCGTCGCATCGTCATCAACACCCGAGGATCGAAATCCACGGTGGTCTGGAACCCCTGGACTGAACGGGCAAAGGGCCTCAGCGACATGGCCGATGACGGTTGGCAGGGCTTGGTGTGTGTAGAAACCGCCAACGTCATGGGTGACGTGGTAACCCTCAGCCCCGACGCTTCCCATACACTGACTGTCAGCATCGGCAGCGAGCCGTTGTAA
- a CDS encoding LysR substrate-binding domain-containing protein encodes MNLESKWLEDFSALAATRSFSQAAERRFVTQPAFSRRIRSLESALGLTLVNRSRTPIELTAAGQLFLVTARTVVEQLGEVLRHLHHLEGGQGEVMQVAAAHSLALGFFPRWIAQLRNEGLNIATRLVATNVGEAVHALREGGCDLMLAFYDPDAALQMDNEIFPSLHLGHTEMLPVCAADADGQPMFDLEGDASVPLLAYSAGAFLGRSVNLLLRQRSVRFTTVYETAMADSLKGMALEGLGIAWVPELSVRAELARGELVVCGGVQWHVPLEIRLYRCALVRKANVRLLWRKLETAGQSASHDGS; translated from the coding sequence ATGAATCTTGAAAGCAAATGGCTGGAGGACTTTAGTGCCCTGGCCGCGACCCGTAGTTTTTCCCAGGCGGCCGAGCGCCGCTTTGTGACACAACCCGCCTTCAGCCGCCGAATTCGCAGCCTTGAATCAGCGCTGGGCCTGACGTTGGTCAATCGCTCGCGCACGCCCATAGAACTCACGGCTGCCGGGCAATTGTTTCTGGTGACCGCGAGGACCGTCGTTGAACAACTGGGCGAAGTGTTACGCCACCTACACCACTTGGAGGGCGGACAGGGCGAAGTCATGCAGGTCGCGGCTGCGCACTCCCTGGCGTTGGGCTTTTTTCCGCGCTGGATCGCTCAGTTGCGTAATGAAGGCCTAAACATCGCTACGCGGTTGGTGGCGACCAATGTGGGTGAAGCGGTGCATGCCTTGCGCGAAGGCGGTTGCGATTTAATGCTGGCGTTCTATGATCCGGACGCCGCGTTGCAAATGGATAACGAGATTTTCCCCTCGCTGCATTTGGGACACACCGAAATGCTGCCGGTGTGCGCAGCTGATGCCGATGGCCAGCCGATGTTTGATCTGGAGGGCGATGCCAGCGTGCCGTTGTTGGCCTACAGCGCCGGGGCGTTTCTCGGGCGCTCAGTAAATTTACTGCTGCGTCAGCGCAGCGTGCGCTTTACCACGGTCTACGAAACGGCCATGGCCGACAGCTTGAAAGGCATGGCGCTTGAAGGGTTGGGCATCGCGTGGGTACCGGAGTTAAGCGTTCGCGCGGAGCTGGCACGGGGCGAATTGGTGGTCTGCGGCGGCGTTCAATGGCATGTGCCACTGGAAATTCGTCTGTATCGCTGCGCGCTGGTGCGCAAGGCGAATGTGCGGTTGTTGTGGCGCAAGTTGGAGACTGCGGGGCAGTCGGCGTCTCACGACGGCAGTTAG
- a CDS encoding phosphate ABC transporter substrate-binding protein PstS family protein has translation MTFKRLMAALTFVAAGVATAQAVAAVDPSIPSYTKTSGVSGNLSSVGSDTLANLMTLWAEAYKKEYPSVNIQIQAAGSATAPPALTEGTSNLGPMSRKMKDTELAAFETKYGYKPTAIPVAVDALAIFVHKDNPIQHLTMEQVDAIFSATRLCGAKAEAKTWGDVGVTGDLANKPIQLFGRNSVSGTYGYFKEEALCKGDFRANVNEQPGSASVVSSISSSLNGIGYSGIGYKTSSVKTVALSKKGGTEFIEDSEENALNGKYPLSRFLFIYVNKAPNKPLAPLEAEFVKMVLSKQGQEVVIKDGYIPLPAKVAAKALADLGLQEAAAGVAAK, from the coding sequence ATGACTTTTAAGCGATTGATGGCGGCTTTGACGTTTGTTGCCGCAGGCGTAGCCACTGCCCAGGCTGTTGCAGCGGTTGACCCTTCTATCCCGTCTTACACCAAGACGTCCGGCGTTTCCGGAAATTTGTCCAGCGTTGGTTCCGATACGCTCGCTAACCTGATGACCTTGTGGGCTGAGGCTTATAAGAAAGAATACCCAAGCGTGAACATCCAGATTCAGGCAGCGGGTTCGGCGACCGCGCCCCCTGCGTTGACTGAGGGCACCTCGAACCTGGGCCCGATGAGCCGCAAGATGAAAGACACCGAACTGGCGGCTTTCGAAACCAAATACGGCTACAAGCCCACTGCAATCCCGGTCGCGGTTGATGCGTTGGCTATTTTCGTACACAAAGACAACCCGATTCAGCACCTGACCATGGAACAAGTGGACGCGATCTTCTCCGCGACCCGTTTGTGTGGCGCTAAGGCCGAAGCAAAAACTTGGGGTGACGTGGGTGTGACCGGCGATTTGGCGAACAAGCCGATTCAGCTGTTTGGTCGTAACTCGGTGTCTGGCACCTACGGTTACTTCAAGGAAGAAGCTCTGTGCAAAGGCGACTTCCGCGCTAACGTTAACGAGCAACCGGGTTCGGCCTCGGTGGTCAGCTCGATCAGCAGCTCGCTGAACGGCATTGGCTACTCAGGTATTGGTTACAAAACCTCCAGCGTTAAGACCGTAGCCTTGTCGAAGAAGGGCGGTACCGAGTTCATTGAAGACAGTGAAGAAAACGCACTGAATGGCAAATACCCGCTGTCGCGTTTCCTATTCATCTACGTCAACAAAGCACCGAACAAGCCGTTGGCGCCGCTGGAAGCCGAGTTCGTGAAAATGGTCCTGTCGAAACAGGGTCAAGAAGTCGTCATAAAAGACGGGTACATTCCATTGCCAGCCAAAGTAGCGGCCAAAGCACTGGCTGACCTGGGTCTGCAAGAAGCCGCTGCGGGTGTAGCTGCCAAGTAA